In one Umezawaea sp. Da 62-37 genomic region, the following are encoded:
- a CDS encoding SDR family oxidoreductase, translating to MGILDKFRLDGQVAIVTGASSGLGVAFAKGLAEAGADVVLAARRADRLKETAQLVEATGRRALIVQADVSLPEDCKAVAVAAAGFGPVSVLVNNAGVGTAVPASRETPEQFRGVIDVNLNGAFWMAQAAAAVMKQGGSIINISSVLGLMSGGLPQAAYSASKAALLGLTRDLAAQWSSRKGIRVNAIAPGYFASEMTDTYPDGYLQAHLARMPMSRMGDPEELAAAVVFLASAAGGYVTGATLVVDGGVSIGG from the coding sequence ATGGGAATCCTCGACAAGTTCCGCCTCGACGGCCAGGTCGCCATCGTCACCGGCGCGTCCTCCGGCCTCGGTGTCGCGTTCGCCAAGGGCCTCGCGGAGGCGGGCGCGGACGTCGTGCTCGCCGCCCGCCGCGCGGACCGGCTCAAGGAGACCGCGCAGCTGGTCGAGGCCACCGGTCGGCGCGCGCTGATCGTGCAGGCGGACGTGTCGCTGCCCGAGGACTGCAAGGCCGTCGCCGTCGCGGCCGCCGGGTTCGGCCCGGTGTCGGTGCTGGTCAACAACGCCGGTGTCGGCACGGCCGTGCCCGCGTCGCGCGAGACGCCGGAGCAGTTCCGCGGCGTCATCGACGTGAACCTCAACGGCGCGTTCTGGATGGCGCAGGCCGCCGCCGCGGTGATGAAGCAGGGCGGCTCGATCATCAACATCTCCAGCGTGCTCGGGCTGATGTCCGGCGGGCTGCCGCAGGCCGCGTACTCGGCGTCGAAGGCCGCGCTGCTCGGTCTCACCCGCGACCTGGCCGCGCAGTGGAGTTCCCGCAAGGGCATCAGGGTCAACGCCATCGCGCCCGGCTACTTCGCCAGCGAGATGACCGACACCTACCCGGACGGCTACCTCCAGGCGCACCTGGCCCGGATGCCGATGTCGCGCATGGGCGACCCGGAGGAGCTGGCCGCCGCGGTCGTCTTCCTGGCCTCCGCCGCGGGCGGGTACGTCACCGGCGCCACGCTCGTCGTCGACGGCGGCGTGTCGATCGGCGGCTGA